DNA sequence from the Rhizobium lusitanum genome:
AATCGTGCAGCTTGACGCCGGTGATGCGGCCGATGAGATAATTGGCGCACCAGGAGGGGATCTTGCGCAGGAAAAGTCCGTCCTGGCGGTTTTTGCGCCAGCCGACGAGCAGGTCGAGCTGCCGCCGTTCCAGCTCATCAACCATCGAGGGGATATCCTTCGGGTCGTTCTGAAGGTCGCCGTCCATGGTGGCGATCAGCCGGCCGGTGGCGGCGTCGATGCCGGCCTGCATGGCGGCGGTCTGCCCGAAATTGCGCTGAAGCTCGACGATACGCAGCTTCAGCCCCTCGCGTCCGAGCGAGCGGCGTGCGTTGGCAAGCGTGGCGTCCGTGCTGCCGTCGTCGATCAGGATCAGTTCCCAGGGCTTGGTGAAATTCACCATGGCCGAACAGATGCGCTCGATCAGCGGTTCGACGCTTTCTTCCTCGTTAAAGACCGGCACGACCAGCGAAAGCTCAAGGGCGCTTGTCGTGTCTGCCAGGGAGAGGATCGACTCTGCCGTTGTCTGCAACTGTTCTTTCTCCTAAAAGACCGACAGAACCTGCCGGACGGAGCGAGCGACATGTCCGGCGTCTGCCTCCGCTCGCGTTGGGTGCTCTACTACATGAAGACTCCGATGGTTGCCAGCCGACAGAGCTGGTTTATTCGCAACCGCATGACGCTGCTCACGCTTGCCGTCGTGCTTGCCTATGCCGCCTTCATCGAGTGGTTCTGGGGCTGGAGCTCGATCCTGGCGCAATGGGGCAAGGTCGGCGCCCTGCCCATCCTATTGGCGCTGGCGCTTCTGACCGGCACCTATTTTCTGCGCACCTGGCGCATCTACGACTATTTCCCAAAGGAGACTGGCGGCCATTTCGCCGCACTCTTCCGCGTGACGCAGATTCACAATCTCCTCAACATCATGATGCCCTTCCGTGCCGGCGAGACCAGCTTCCCCGTGCTGATGCGCTCTGAATTCGGCATTCCGCTGGCGCGCAGCACTTCGGCACTGTTTGTCATGCGGCTGTTCGACCTGCATGCGCTGCTGGCCGCAGCCGGTATCGGCCTTGCGCTTGCCTCGCCCTATCCGGCGCTTGCCTGGGTCGTGTGGGTTGCCTTCCTGCTCCTGCCGGTTGCCGGCTTTGCTCTGCGCCAGCCGTTGATCCGCTTCGCCGCCAATGCTTTGCCGAAAAAGGCGCAGGGGCTGGTGCATGAGCTGGAACGCGGCTTGCCCGCCAATGCTGGTGCCTTTGCCCGCGCCTGGCTGACGACGGTGGTCAACTGGCTGGTGAAGGTCGCCGTACTTGCCTGGGCGCTCGGCCTGATGAATGTCACGCCGCTCTCGGCCAGCTTCGGCGGTGCGCTCGGCGGCGAGCTTTCGTCGGTATTACCGGTACATGCACCCGGCGGCGTCGGCACCTATCCGGCCGGTATCACTGCCGGCGCGATGGCCTTCGGGGCATCGGGCGAAAAGGCCGCCCTCGACAATCTGGCGCAGGCCAGCATAAACGCGCATCTGCTGATCGTGGTATCCGCGCTGACCGGGACAGCGCTCGGCCTGCTCGCCTCCAGGAAACGCGCCTGACCGGGCCTACTGTCCGGTCTTGTCGGCAAGTTCGGCCAGTCGCTTGCGCAGGAAGGCTTGCTCAGGCGCCTGATGGCAAAACGAGAGCGCGGTTTCGTAAGCTTGTCGAGCCTCGTCTTTGCGGTTGAGCTGGCGGAGGAAGTCGGCTCTTGCCGCGTGGGCGAGGTGATACCTAGCCAGCCGATCCTCGCCAAGTAGGCCTTCCACGATCCGCAGCCCCGCCGCCGGCCCATCGCACATCGAAACCGCGACGGCCCGGTTGAGCTCGACCACCGGCGAGGGATGCGCCACCAGCAACAGATTGTAAAGCGTCACGATCTGCTGCCAGTCGGTTTGGTCCGTCGTTGCCGCACGCGCATGTTCGGCGGCAATCGCGGCCTGCAGCGCATAGCCGCCGACGCTTTCTCCCGCCATCGCCTTGGCTGCGAATGCCAGCCCCTCGCGGACTTTCGAGCCATCCCAGAGCGTACGGTCCTGATCGGCAAGCAGAATGAGATCGCCGGAGGCGCTTGCCCGTGCCGAGCGCCGCGAATCCTGCAGCAGCATCATCGCCAGCAGACCGGCTACCTCCAGATCGGGCAGCAGCGTCAGCAGCAGGCGGCCGAGGCGAATCGCCTCGGTGGCAAGGTCGGCGCGGATGACCGCCGCGCCCGAGGAGGCGGAATAGCCTTCGTTGAAGACGAGATAGATGACGTGCAGCACCTGCGCCAGCCGTGCAGGGAGCTCGGTTTTCGCCGGCACTTCATAGGGAATATGGGCGGTGCGGATGCGGTTCTTGGCGCGGACGATGCGCTGGGCGACGGTTGGTGCCGGAACAAGAAAGGCGTGGGCGATCTCTTCCGTCGTCAGGCCGCAGACCTCGCGCAGCGCCATTGCCATCTGTGCTTCGGCGGGAATGAGCGGATGGCAGCAGGTGAAGATCAACCGCAGCATATCGTCTTCGATCTCCTGGCTCTCGGCGATCTCCAGCATCTCGCCCTCCGGATAGAGGCTGTCGGCGATATCGGCCCTCGAGGCGTCGAAGCGCGTGCGCCGCCGTATGTGGTCGATGGCCCGGAAACGCCCGGCCGAGACCAGCCAGGCATGGGGATTGGCCGGGATCGTCTCCTCCGTCCATTGCTGGGCCGCTGCCGCGAAGGCATCGTGCAGCGCCTCCTCGGCCCGGTCGAAATCGCCCAGCAGACGGATCAGCGTCGCCAGCACGCGGCGCGACTGGCTGCGGTAGATATCGTCGATGGTTGCGTTCAGGGACACGGCCGTTTCTCTTCTATTCATCCGGAAACCGGATGTCATAGGCTGCCCGGACTTCGATCTCGCCATATCGGGCGACGGGAAAGGTGGCGGCGATGCGTGTCGCTTCGTCCATGTCCTTCGCCTCTATCAGCACGAAACCGCCGAGATGCTCTTTTATCTCGGCGAAGGGACCGTCGGTGACCGTGGCCTCGCTTTTGCGCACCCGCACGGTCCTTGCGGTCTCCGGCTCCCGCAAGGCGTTGGCGACGATAAGATGTCCGCTATCGCGCAGCCGGTTGTCGTTATCGACAGACTCCTGCGTCAGTCGCCGTCCTTCCTCCTCAGTAAGGGTAGCGATCTCGGCGGTGTCGAACCAGACCTGGCAGAGAAACTTCATCGTCGCCTCCTCAGAGTTCGGGACCAAAGGAATGGATCGGCCGCACTTCGATGGCACCGAGCTTTGCGAGCGGAATGCCCGCCGCAACGCGGATGGCGTCATTCAGATCCTTGGCGTCGATCAGGATGAAGCCGCCGAGATATTCCTTGGTCTCGATAAAGGGGCCATCCGTCACAGAGGTCTCGCCGTTGCGCACCCGCACGGTCACCGCCGCGCTTGGCGATTGCAGCGCCTCGGCGTGGATCATGTGCCCGCTTGCCATCAGATCCCGGTCGTAGCCGAGCGACTCCAAACCGAGCCTATGTTTTTCCTCCTCGGTCCTGGCGGCGAGCGCCGTGCCGTCGAACCAGACCTGACAAAGATATTTCATCGCAGCCGTCTCCTTTTCCATTTGCTGACAGCCATAGACGAACGGGCCGCGCGCAAATCGACATCCCGATCCGCAGCATGACAAAAATTTTGATTGCTGTCGAAAAGAGCCGAAGCCAGTCGACCAGTTCTCGGCATCATCAAAGGAGAGACGGCGATGTATAATCTGGAAGCAGCACTCATCTATCACTGGCACAGGAAGACGCTGTCAGAGCAAGAGATACTGCAAATGTTCAATCCCCGCGAAGTCATACTTCGCACGATGATCGGATTTGCCGTTCTTGCCGTGGTGATCCTATGCTTGAGCTGGACCGCCGAGCCAAACAGCGAACGGCCGCAAATTGCGGCCGCTGCTCAGACGTATGCGATATCTGCCGGAGGACAGTAAGGCCTAAGCCCTATCGCTTATTGAAACGCCGTCTCAAAAAAGCTGCGCAGCTTACGTGAATGCAGCTTTTCCGGCGGCATTTCGGCGAGTTTCTGGATGGCGCGGATGCCGATCTGCAGGTGCTGGTTCACCTGGGTGCGGTAGAAGGCGGTCGCCATGCCCGGCAGTTTCAGCTCGCCGTGCAGCGGTTTGTCCGAGACGCAGAGCAGGGTGCCGTAGGGAACGCGGAAGCGGAAGCCGTTGGCGGCGATGGTTGCTGACTCCATGTCCAGCGCCACGGCGCGGGCCTGCGACAGGCGCTTGACCGGTCCAGCCTGATCGCGAAGCTCCCAGTTGCGGTTATCGATGGTGCCGACCGTGCCGGTACGCATGATGCGCTTCAGCTCGAAGCCTTCGAAGCCGGTGATTTCGGCGACGGCTGCTTCCAGTGCTACCTGAACTTCGGCGAGCGCCGGGATCGGCACCCAGACCGGCAGGTCGTCGTCGAGAACGTGATCCTCGCGCATATAGGCATGTGCCAGCACATAGTCGCCGAGGCGCTGGCTGTTGCGCAGGCCGGCGCAATGGCCGAGCATCAGCCAGGCATGCGGGCGCAGCACGGCGACGTGGTCGGTGATGGTCTTGGCGTTGGACGGACCGACGCCGATATTGACCAGCGTGATGCCGGCATGACCCTTCTTCTTCAGATGGTAGGCCGGCATCTGCGGCAGCCGCGGCGGGGTCGTGTCTCCTTCCGGCTGGCTGGAGCCGGCTGGCGTGGTGATGTTGCCCGGCTCGACGAAGGCGGTATAGCCGTCGCCGCCCTTGGCCATCATGTCACGCGCCCAGTTGCAGAATTCGTCGACGTAGAACTGATAGTTCGTGAACAGCACGAAGTTCTGGAAATGCGCGGCACTTGTCGCCGTATAGTGGGAGAGGCGGGCAAGCGAATAGTCGATGCGCTGCGCGGTAAACGGCGCAAGCGGCGAGGGCTCACCCGGTGGCGGAATATATTCGCCATTGGCGATTTCATCGTCCGTGGTGTTCAGGTCCGGCGTATCGAAGAGGTCGCGCAGCGGGATATCGTCGAAGCCGGCAGCGGACGCCTCTACATAGGCTCCTTCGCCGAAAGCGAAATGCAGCGGGATCGGCGTCGTCGATTCCGACACCACCACCGGCACATTATGGCTGCGCATCAGCAGCGCAAGCTGCTCCTTCAGATAGTGCTTGAAGAGCTTCGGGCGGGTGATGGTGGTGGTATAGACGCCGGGCGCCGTGACGTGGCCGTAGGAAAGGCGCGAGTCGACATGGCCGAAGCTGGTCGTCTCGATGCTGACCTGCGGGTAGAAGGCGCGGTAGCGCGCCGTGATCGGCTCACCTTTGGCGAGCCTGGCGAAATTGTCGATCAGGAAGGCGGTGTTGCGGTCGTAAAGCTCGGCCAGAGCCTCGACTGCCTTGCCGGGATCGGTAAAGCTCCGCGGCTGAAACGGGCTGGGGGACGAGATTTCGAGGGGCGAAAAGGGAGAGATTCGGTTGCTCATGCGCTATTATATAGTGGCATCTTTAACAAGCAAACGACGTTGCAAGGCACGATCTGGGATTCTCGCAGCTATTTTTATGCCGTTGCGCGGTTCAGTTCTTGAAAATCGGCCAGAGGTCCCCGACTATTGCACCGTAGTGCAATAGGGGGCTCCTGTTTGCAGGCAAGTGAAGCTTGCGCCGAAATGCGATTGCGCGCCGCTGCGACCGGTATGTTCTACCGCCATCGAAAACGTGAATGCAAAAACGGCGGCAAACAGCATGATAACTGCGAAACGCCATGCCATGATGATCGAATTCATATTCCTGGCCCTACCGTGCCCTATACTGGACACTGTTTTGCCATGGTCAGCCTGAACGGGTGCTGAGATACCGGTTCATCCGGCGTTCAGGAAGATGACCGGGAAAATGGGCCTGGATCGAAGGCGCGAGAAGTGGAAATGCAACGCGCCGTGCCAGTCCGGACGGCGGATGAGAGGGCGTGAAAGCTCCCGCCCTCGCTGAGCCTTGCCGATAAGGCGAAGGGTTTTTAAAGCTTCGTCCAGGTCTGCGATTTGCAGAAAACCTTCAAGACGCAGCCCTGCATCTTCAAAGTGCTGCCGCTCGTGGTGCCGGAGCCGGCATAGGTTTTATCGGCGGCGGGGTCGGTGATCTCGCCGGTATAGGCGCCACCCTTGCCTTGCATCTTGCCGATCTGCCGGCCGGCATATTTGCCGGTTTTCAATGTCACGCAATAGCTGTCAGCGCAGGGCGTGATGGCGGCGGTGTCGCCCGCCACGGTCTTCCAATTGCCGACGATCGGCTCGTCGGCGAAAGCGGCGCCCGCGCTCAAGAGCAGCGCGACAGTGATGATGGTGTTGCGGATCATGTCTTTCCTCCCGAAAGTCTCCCGTTCCCATAGCCGGGATCACGGCGAAATTAGCTTACGCGAACGTAAAGGTAAATATGTTCCAGGGCGTGAAGCTCCCGTTTTGCCGGCCATTTTCGCCGGGCAGAAAATGCATCTCTCATCACCCGGCTCTTTTTATGGTGAAGGAAGGGTTTAAATCCAAATCTTAACAATGGGTAAAACTCGCGCAAAAGTCCTTAATTTGCAAGGGAAGCGATGTTTAACAAAATCCCAAATTTACCAAGCATTTGTACTTTGTTTGCATCGAATTAAGCATGCATTTTAGTCGTTTTTTGAAAGCCGTCTGCGATAGTGAAGCCATCAAACGAGCGGGGCAAACCCGCCGACCGGAAGGGCCACCAAGCTGCGATAGACGGCAAGGTCCGGACGGAAAACAGGGCAGACGCAACGAGACTGAAACAGGGATAAAACCGATGGCACGCTTCGAAATTCCGATGTCTGAAATGGCCATGATGGGTGGCAACAGCGCCGATGCCCTTTGCGAAATGGGCGTGAACTATGCGACCGGCAGGGGCTGCAAGGCAGACCCGGTTGCCGCCCATAAATGGTTGAATATCGCCGCCATCAAGGGCAGCGACCGCGCCGCCGAGCTTCGCGCCGACGTCGCCGCCACGCTGACCAAGATGCAGCTCGCCGCAGCGCTCCGCGCCGCCCGCGAATGGATGACCATGCACTGAAGCGTGCCACAAAGAATGCGACAATAATAACCTCAAAAGAGGGGCGAACGGCAGCGGGTGGAAAAGCGCGCTGCCACTAAACAGGGAGACCGCGACCGGCCGGAAACAAGGCCGGCGCGGTTTTTTGTTGTGCTAAGTAATTCCAGGAAAAGTGCGCAAGCGGTTTTCCGTCCGGAATTGCGTAAAGACAATAGGATAGAGCGATTAGGCGCTCTATCTTTAACCGATCGTCTTCAGCACCTTCGGCAGCGCTTCCGCCAGAAGGTCGAGATCTTGGCTGGGGCCGACGCTGATGCGAATGCAGCGGTTGAGCGGCGCCACGCCCGGCATGCGGATGAAGACGCCGTACTCGATCAGCCCGTCGACGATGGCGCGAGCGTAAGTCCCGTCGCGGCCACAGTCGACAGCAACGAAATTCGTGGCGGAGGCGAGTGGCGAGAGCCCGTTGTCGCGGGCGATCAAGCCGATCCGGTCTCGGGCGGCACGGATCTTGCCGACGACCTCAGTGAGATAGGTCTGGTCCTTCAGCGCCGCGAGCGCGGCTGCCGTCGCCAGCCGGTTCATGCCGAAGTGATTGCGGATCTTGTCGAAGGCCAGCACCGTTTCCGGCACGCCGATGGCATAGCCAACACGGGCGCCGGCAAGGCCGTAAGCCTTGGAGAAAGTGCGGGTGCGCAGCACGTTCGGTAGATCGATCAGTGCGGAGATATCAGGCAGGGAGCTGGCAGGCCCGGTCTCGCTATAGGCTTCGTCAAGAATGAGCAGGCAGCTTTCCGGCAGGGCACGGGCAAACGCGACGACCTTGTCGGCATCCCACCAGCTTCCCATCGGATTGTCCGGGTTGGCGAAGTAGACGAGCGGTGCATTCTCGCGGTTGACCGCGTCCAGTAGCCCGTCGAGATCCTCGCGGTCGTTGACATAGGGCACCGTCACCAGCCGCCCGCCGAAGCCGACGACATGGAAATTGAAAGTCGGATAGCCGCCGAACGAGGTGACGACGGGTGTGCCCGGCTCGATGATCATACGGGCGATCAGGCCGAGCAGGCTGTCGATGCCTTCGCCGACGGCGATGTTTGCGGGCCTGACGCCGAGATGCGCGGCCAGCGCCTCCTTCAGCGCGAAATTTTCCGGATCATTGTATTTCCAGATATCGCCGGCCTGCTCACGCATTGCGTCGATGACCGAGGGAGCGGGGCCGAAACCGTTTTCATTGGCGCCGATGCGGGCCTGGACGGTCAGCCCACGCTGACGTTCGAGAGCTTCCGGGCCGACGAAGGGCACGGTGGAGGGAAGGGCGCTGATCAGCGGCGTGAAGCGCGAAAAGGCGGACATTCTGGCTAAGATTCCCGAATTCTGTTGCAAGGCGCTGCACAATAAGCGCTTGGCGAGCCGTTGCAAGAGCGGAAAAGGCCGCTGCATAATTCCTTAAATCGGTATCGATTTAAGGAATTATGCAGTAGATTTAAGGTGCTACAGCGATCTTTGCGCGTCACATATAACGCGCGGCGCTGTCGTGCTAGGCGCGTACAATTTTCTTGCCGCGCGCGGCAAGAGCTTCGGTGTTGCCGATCATGAAATCGGCGCGCACGACGCGTCTCAACGTTTCCGGCTCCAGCAGGTTGATGAAGCGAACGTAGATGCGATTGTCGATCCGGCTGACCTCGGCGCAGGCGATGCGATAGGCGAGGCCGAGGATGTTGAGATAGTAATGCGCCGGCAGCCCGACGGTCGTGCCGACAAAGAAGCTGGCGCCACCCCGCGAGATATCGACGATTTCGGCGCTGCGCACGGAAATGCCGGTCAGGCATGGGCGCACGGCAATGAGACGCGCTGGGCGCTGAACGTGGAACCGTTCCCAGCTGTGTTCGTAGACTTCGGATTTGACTTTCGCCAGATGCGTTGAGCGAAGCATTGTCATTCCCCGTTGGAGGCGGCCCGAATTCATCTCGGTACAGCATGAACCTTGCACGGAGGTTTTGCATAAGCGTCAATCGGGCCCATCGCATTTTAATGAAACGGCGCTTTCGCGTCCGATCGGACGGTCGCGCTTGCCGAATATGCCGATTTTTGAACCCTTCGGGCCATGAGGCGTTCCCTTCCATCGGCATTTTAAGTCGTGGCATGAAAGCATGAGGACAGAGATAATGGTCGATATCAGGATTGCAGGCGGGACATGGGTTGTCATTTGCGACGGCGCCAAGGCATTGTTTTTGGAGAATATGAGCAGTGATCTGAAGCTGGATCTGAAAACGCGCGAAATCCTCGAGCAGCCGAGTACGCCGGATCGGGAGCTCGGAACGGATAAGCCGGGGCGCAGCCATCAAGCCGCTGGTGTCGGAGGCAGCGCTGTGCAGGAGACGACATGGCAAGAACAGGCAGAAGAGGAGTTCCTGAAGGGCGTCGCGGCGGAGATCGATCTGCTTGTGCAGAGCAAAGGCGTCAAGAGTATTGTCCTCGTCGCGCCGCCCCATGCGCTCGGCGTCTTGCGGCCGCGGCTGGGGGCTCATTCACAGACGGCCATCGTCGCCGAAGTCGCCAAGGACCTGACGAATTTTCCGGTTGACCAGATCGAGCGCTATCTGGCCGCCTGAGAAAGATGGAAGGCGTGAGCTGCCTTTCCCTCGCACCTTGAGCCGCTACCCGCATTCCGGCGCCTTGTCTTGACAGGGGCTTCGGCTTCAACCATACGAAGACATGGTTCGAGGCGCCGGCCGCTCGCGGATGAAAATCCAAGGTGAAGCCCTCGCGAATATGGTCACAGCCATTTGAAGGCGTGCTGACTGACGGTAATGCGAGCCCCGATTTGCAGTCGTAAAAGCATGCCTTAGAAAAGGCTGATACCGTGACGACGATTTATCCATCCATCGATGAACTGAAGGCGCAAGCCAGGCGTTTGCGCCAGGCCATGGCGGAGCGCGGCAACGACATCGCCCATAGCGCCGCGCTGGAATTGGTTGCCAGGCAACATGGCCTGCGCGACTGGAATACGCTGTCGGCGCTGGCTGCGAAGCCGAATGACGCCCCTCGTGTGTCATTTGCGGTCGGCTCTGCCGTTCGCGGCCGCTATCTGAACCAGCCCTTCACCGGCAAGATTCTGGCCCTTTCGGAACAGTCCGGCGGGCTCCACAAGGTCACTATCCATTTCGACGAACCGGTGGATGTCGTGACCTTCGAGAGCTTTTCGGCTTTTCGCCGGCGCATCAACGCCCAGATCGATGCCGACGGCATTTCGCCGCGCAAGACATCGGACGGCGTGCCGCATCTGGTACTCGACATCTGACCATCCTCTTTTTATCGATGGATCGCGGCCGCCACTGGTGGCGCGCGATGCCGCGTGGATATTGCCATGACCAAACAGTCCGAAAATAATATCTTCCTGACCGGCTGGCTGCCGGGCGTCTTTGCCCGTACAGCCGCGCCGATCATCATGATCACGACCATCAGCGGCCTCTTCGCCGTCGTCGACGCCTATTTCCTCGGTATCTATGTCGGCGCCGACGCGCTGTCTGCGGTCAGCCTGATCTTTCCGGCGCTCATGCTGCTGATCGCCCTGCAATCCCTGGTCTCGAACGGCATGGCGAGCATTTTGGCCCGTCGCTTGGGGGCGGGGAATCGGGTGGGAGCGAGGCAGGTCTTTACCGCGGCCCATGCGCTCGCCTTCGTGGTGGTGATCCTGATCAACCTCCTCTATTGGATGGTTGGCCGGGACGTCATCGTCGTGAGTGCAGCAGGAGACGCCGCAGTTGCCGCCAATGCCAATGCCTTCATGGGGGTCATGGTCGGCTTCGCGCCGGTCAGCTTCCTGCTGTCGTTGCACATTGACGCCCTGCGTTGCGAGGGCAAGATCGGCTTCATGACGCTGGTGACCCTTGCCTCGACACTGCTCAATATCCTTGCCAACTGGCTGCTGATCGCGGTCGCACATTGGGGCGTTGTCGGGTCGGCCAGCGGCTCGATCGCGGCGCAGTTTATCTGCCTGACGATCATTCTCGCCTATCGCTGGCGTCATCCCGCCGCACTCAGACCGGCGATGACGATCGCGATCTCCGAATGGCGTGGAATCCTCGCCTTCGGTGCGCCGATGAGCCTCGGCTTCATCGGGATATCGCTGAGTTCGGCGGCAATCCTGTTCAACCTGTCGATCTGGCATGAGGGCGATTATGTCACGACGGTCGCGGCTTACGGGATTATCACCCGGGTGATGACCTTTACCTACCTGCCGCTGCTCGGCCTGAGCATCGCCCTGCAAACCATCTCCGGTCACAATCACGGCGCAGCTCATCCTG
Encoded proteins:
- a CDS encoding PilZ domain-containing protein, which codes for MTMLRSTHLAKVKSEVYEHSWERFHVQRPARLIAVRPCLTGISVRSAEIVDISRGGASFFVGTTVGLPAHYYLNILGLAYRIACAEVSRIDNRIYVRFINLLEPETLRRVVRADFMIGNTEALAARGKKIVRA
- a CDS encoding glyoxalase superfamily protein produces the protein MTTIYPSIDELKAQARRLRQAMAERGNDIAHSAALELVARQHGLRDWNTLSALAAKPNDAPRVSFAVGSAVRGRYLNQPFTGKILALSEQSGGLHKVTIHFDEPVDVVTFESFSAFRRRINAQIDADGISPRKTSDGVPHLVLDI
- a CDS encoding SEL1-like repeat protein, with product MARFEIPMSEMAMMGGNSADALCEMGVNYATGRGCKADPVAAHKWLNIAAIKGSDRAAELRADVAATLTKMQLAAALRAAREWMTMH
- a CDS encoding glycosyltransferase family 2 protein yields the protein MQTTAESILSLADTTSALELSLVVPVFNEEESVEPLIERICSAMVNFTKPWELILIDDGSTDATLANARRSLGREGLKLRIVELQRNFGQTAAMQAGIDAATGRLIATMDGDLQNDPKDIPSMVDELERRQLDLLVGWRKNRQDGLFLRKIPSWCANYLIGRITGVKLHDYGCSLKIYRATIIKQVKLMGEMHRFIPAWVAGVVPSSRIGEVAVTHHARQHGTSKYGISRTFRVILDLLSVMFFMRYKARPGHFFGSLGLGLGALAAIVLFWLFIDKFIFGDDIGNRPLLLVGIVLLLSSVQMITTGILSEMIARIYYRDDLSPNYIVRKIFDRNDLDA
- a CDS encoding YciI family protein — encoded protein: MKYLCQVWFDGTALAARTEEEKHRLGLESLGYDRDLMASGHMIHAEALQSPSAAVTVRVRNGETSVTDGPFIETKEYLGGFILIDAKDLNDAIRVAAGIPLAKLGAIEVRPIHSFGPEL
- a CDS encoding lysylphosphatidylglycerol synthase domain-containing protein, yielding MKTPMVASRQSWFIRNRMTLLTLAVVLAYAAFIEWFWGWSSILAQWGKVGALPILLALALLTGTYFLRTWRIYDYFPKETGGHFAALFRVTQIHNLLNIMMPFRAGETSFPVLMRSEFGIPLARSTSALFVMRLFDLHALLAAAGIGLALASPYPALAWVVWVAFLLLPVAGFALRQPLIRFAANALPKKAQGLVHELERGLPANAGAFARAWLTTVVNWLVKVAVLAWALGLMNVTPLSASFGGALGGELSSVLPVHAPGGVGTYPAGITAGAMAFGASGEKAALDNLAQASINAHLLIVVSALTGTALGLLASRKRA
- a CDS encoding RNA polymerase sigma factor, coding for MNATIDDIYRSQSRRVLATLIRLLGDFDRAEEALHDAFAAAAQQWTEETIPANPHAWLVSAGRFRAIDHIRRRTRFDASRADIADSLYPEGEMLEIAESQEIEDDMLRLIFTCCHPLIPAEAQMAMALREVCGLTTEEIAHAFLVPAPTVAQRIVRAKNRIRTAHIPYEVPAKTELPARLAQVLHVIYLVFNEGYSASSGAAVIRADLATEAIRLGRLLLTLLPDLEVAGLLAMMLLQDSRRSARASASGDLILLADQDRTLWDGSKVREGLAFAAKAMAGESVGGYALQAAIAAEHARAATTDQTDWQQIVTLYNLLLVAHPSPVVELNRAVAVSMCDGPAAGLRIVEGLLGEDRLARYHLAHAARADFLRQLNRKDEARQAYETALSFCHQAPEQAFLRKRLAELADKTGQ
- a CDS encoding host attachment protein: MVDIRIAGGTWVVICDGAKALFLENMSSDLKLDLKTREILEQPSTPDRELGTDKPGRSHQAAGVGGSAVQETTWQEQAEEEFLKGVAAEIDLLVQSKGVKSIVLVAPPHALGVLRPRLGAHSQTAIVAEVAKDLTNFPVDQIERYLAA
- a CDS encoding pyridoxal phosphate-dependent aminotransferase: MSAFSRFTPLISALPSTVPFVGPEALERQRGLTVQARIGANENGFGPAPSVIDAMREQAGDIWKYNDPENFALKEALAAHLGVRPANIAVGEGIDSLLGLIARMIIEPGTPVVTSFGGYPTFNFHVVGFGGRLVTVPYVNDREDLDGLLDAVNRENAPLVYFANPDNPMGSWWDADKVVAFARALPESCLLILDEAYSETGPASSLPDISALIDLPNVLRTRTFSKAYGLAGARVGYAIGVPETVLAFDKIRNHFGMNRLATAAALAALKDQTYLTEVVGKIRAARDRIGLIARDNGLSPLASATNFVAVDCGRDGTYARAIVDGLIEYGVFIRMPGVAPLNRCIRISVGPSQDLDLLAEALPKVLKTIG
- a CDS encoding YciI family protein, whose translation is MKFLCQVWFDTAEIATLTEEEGRRLTQESVDNDNRLRDSGHLIVANALREPETARTVRVRKSEATVTDGPFAEIKEHLGGFVLIEAKDMDEATRIAATFPVARYGEIEVRAAYDIRFPDE
- a CDS encoding DUF2147 domain-containing protein — its product is MIRNTIITVALLLSAGAAFADEPIVGNWKTVAGDTAAITPCADSYCVTLKTGKYAGRQIGKMQGKGGAYTGEITDPAADKTYAGSGTTSGSTLKMQGCVLKVFCKSQTWTKL
- a CDS encoding AMP nucleosidase, with the translated sequence MSNRISPFSPLEISSPSPFQPRSFTDPGKAVEALAELYDRNTAFLIDNFARLAKGEPITARYRAFYPQVSIETTSFGHVDSRLSYGHVTAPGVYTTTITRPKLFKHYLKEQLALLMRSHNVPVVVSESTTPIPLHFAFGEGAYVEASAAGFDDIPLRDLFDTPDLNTTDDEIANGEYIPPPGEPSPLAPFTAQRIDYSLARLSHYTATSAAHFQNFVLFTNYQFYVDEFCNWARDMMAKGGDGYTAFVEPGNITTPAGSSQPEGDTTPPRLPQMPAYHLKKKGHAGITLVNIGVGPSNAKTITDHVAVLRPHAWLMLGHCAGLRNSQRLGDYVLAHAYMREDHVLDDDLPVWVPIPALAEVQVALEAAVAEITGFEGFELKRIMRTGTVGTIDNRNWELRDQAGPVKRLSQARAVALDMESATIAANGFRFRVPYGTLLCVSDKPLHGELKLPGMATAFYRTQVNQHLQIGIRAIQKLAEMPPEKLHSRKLRSFFETAFQ